Proteins co-encoded in one Granulicella cerasi genomic window:
- a CDS encoding PLP-dependent cysteine synthase family protein, which translates to MTANDTKTLGSALLERVGNTPLIRLDRLTADLPGVQILGKAEWANPGGSVKDRAASAIVADAQAKGQLAPGKHLLDATSGNTGIAYSMLGAAMGFPVTLCVPSNVSPERKHILAAYGANIVWTDPADGSDGAIRMARKLFAEQPEKYFYANQYGNDNNWRAHYNTTANEIWQQTDGRVTHFVAGLGTSGTFVGTTRRLKELNPNIQCYSMQPDSPFNGLEGLKHMETAIVPPIYDAMLADRDIPMETERAYRMAKRLGRTQGLLVGVSAAAAVTTALDVAKEEAAAGREAVIVTILCDSADKYLSERFWSDPRYDEIS; encoded by the coding sequence ATGACTGCAAACGACACCAAGACTCTCGGCTCCGCACTGCTCGAACGCGTAGGAAATACGCCCCTCATTCGCCTCGATCGCCTCACGGCTGATCTGCCAGGCGTCCAGATCCTCGGCAAAGCCGAGTGGGCCAACCCCGGCGGCAGCGTGAAGGACCGCGCGGCCTCGGCTATCGTCGCGGACGCGCAGGCCAAGGGCCAGCTCGCACCCGGCAAACATCTGCTCGACGCGACCTCCGGCAACACCGGCATCGCATACTCCATGCTCGGCGCCGCCATGGGCTTCCCGGTCACGCTCTGCGTGCCGTCGAACGTCAGCCCCGAGCGGAAGCATATCCTCGCAGCCTACGGCGCGAACATCGTGTGGACCGACCCCGCCGACGGCTCTGATGGTGCCATCCGCATGGCGCGCAAGCTCTTCGCCGAGCAGCCCGAGAAGTACTTCTACGCCAACCAGTACGGCAACGACAACAACTGGCGCGCGCACTACAACACCACCGCGAACGAGATTTGGCAGCAAACTGATGGCCGCGTGACGCACTTCGTCGCGGGCCTCGGCACCTCGGGCACCTTCGTCGGCACCACGCGCCGCCTCAAGGAACTGAACCCGAACATCCAGTGCTACTCCATGCAGCCCGACTCGCCGTTCAACGGCCTGGAAGGCCTCAAGCACATGGAGACGGCCATCGTTCCGCCGATCTACGACGCCATGCTCGCCGACCGTGACATCCCCATGGAGACCGAGCGCGCCTACAGGATGGCCAAGCGCCTGGGCCGCACACAGGGCCTGCTCGTCGGCGTCAGCGCGGCCGCCGCGGTCACCACGGCGCTCGATGTGGCCAAGGAAGAGGCCGCCGCCGGACGCGAGGCCGTTATCGTCACGATCCTCTGCGACTCCGCCGACAAGTACCTCAGCGAGCGCTTCTGGTCGGACCCGCGCTACGACGAGATTTCGTAG
- a CDS encoding CBS domain-containing protein: MFRSSIPLGRFFGVHVRVHLSFLLLLALFAGSAPLLGYTVLRGLGLWLALVAAVIVRELARGIAAAYVGMDLRAVFLFPIGGVMALAQDGAQADKKNQRIIAMAGPAANVLAVLIMVGTAYAFQPGLHLLQQPWLTFAHILRAFVWMQVVIAITGLLPSALPNRKLLARRGETDAPRKPMASTTPPFHLGSMVALAVALAGIAMMNPWIIAFGGVIFLIAQVNFASKPQNIPPAISPLVHEVMLTDIKLISSSDTLAGALNATVHSMQEIFPVVRGEQLVGSVTRDTIITQLRVHGDGYVQGVMSKTLHFAQPQEKLTTALERSAQLGASEFIPVVEEDGRLLGILTPGSLARAVQLVRVATPERGDA; this comes from the coding sequence ATGTTTCGCTCGTCTATTCCGCTTGGCCGATTCTTTGGCGTGCATGTGCGTGTGCACCTTTCGTTCCTCCTGCTGCTCGCGCTCTTCGCGGGCTCCGCGCCTCTGCTCGGATACACGGTACTGCGCGGCCTCGGCCTGTGGCTCGCGCTGGTAGCTGCGGTCATCGTGCGCGAACTCGCGCGCGGCATCGCTGCAGCGTACGTCGGCATGGACCTGCGAGCGGTATTCCTCTTCCCCATCGGCGGCGTTATGGCGCTCGCGCAGGACGGCGCGCAAGCCGACAAGAAGAACCAGCGCATCATTGCCATGGCCGGGCCCGCAGCGAACGTCCTCGCCGTGCTCATCATGGTGGGCACGGCTTACGCCTTCCAGCCTGGCTTGCATCTACTCCAGCAGCCGTGGCTCACCTTCGCGCACATCCTTCGTGCGTTTGTGTGGATGCAGGTCGTCATCGCCATCACGGGTCTGTTGCCCTCCGCGCTGCCCAACCGCAAGCTGCTCGCGCGCCGCGGCGAAACCGATGCGCCGCGCAAGCCGATGGCCAGCACCACGCCACCGTTCCATCTCGGCTCGATGGTCGCGCTTGCCGTAGCACTCGCGGGCATCGCCATGATGAACCCGTGGATCATCGCCTTCGGCGGCGTTATCTTCCTCATCGCGCAGGTGAACTTCGCCAGCAAGCCGCAGAACATTCCGCCAGCCATCTCGCCGCTCGTGCACGAAGTGATGCTCACAGACATCAAGCTCATCAGCAGCTCCGACACGCTCGCGGGGGCGCTCAACGCTACCGTGCACTCCATGCAGGAAATCTTCCCCGTCGTGCGTGGTGAGCAGCTCGTCGGCTCCGTCACGCGCGACACCATCATCACGCAACTGCGCGTGCATGGCGACGGCTACGTGCAGGGCGTTATGAGCAAGACGCTGCACTTCGCCCAGCCCCAGGAAAAGCTCACCACCGCGCTCGAACGCTCTGCACAACTCGGCGCCAGCGAGTTCATCCCGGTCGTCGAAGAGGACGGTCGACTGCTCGGCATCCTCACCCCCGGCAGCCTCGCGCGTGCCGTGCAACTGGTGCGCGTAGCTACGCCCGAGCGCGGTGACGCCTGA
- the rsmD gene encoding 16S rRNA (guanine(966)-N(2))-methyltransferase RsmD codes for MQLRVSRSDLASAVSSCVMRVIAGTYRSRLLDAPKGMDTRPTSDRLRETLFNVLAPYVQDAHFVDLYAGSGAVGIEAMSRGAASCIFAENAPPALAALRKNLAMLKISAGTQLETRSVARALENMAKAAAKLGRAQGADIVFLDPPYEAAEEYDATLRTLARQHDVLLNAGAIVVAEHTRKKPLPERVGALSRFRLLEQGDAVLSFYRVAEEAAE; via the coding sequence TTGCAGCTTCGCGTCTCGCGTTCGGACCTCGCATCTGCGGTATCCTCATGCGTGATGAGGGTTATTGCTGGAACGTATCGCTCGCGCCTGCTGGACGCGCCGAAGGGAATGGACACGCGGCCGACCAGTGATCGCCTGCGTGAAACGCTCTTCAACGTGCTCGCGCCGTATGTACAGGACGCGCACTTTGTAGACCTCTACGCCGGCTCGGGAGCGGTGGGGATTGAGGCGATGAGTCGTGGCGCTGCCTCGTGCATCTTCGCCGAGAACGCGCCGCCAGCCCTGGCGGCACTCCGCAAGAATCTAGCGATGTTGAAGATCTCCGCAGGCACGCAGCTTGAAACGCGCAGCGTAGCGCGTGCGTTGGAGAACATGGCAAAGGCTGCAGCAAAGCTGGGACGAGCACAGGGCGCGGACATCGTTTTCCTCGATCCGCCCTACGAAGCCGCCGAGGAGTATGACGCGACGCTACGCACGTTGGCGCGTCAGCATGATGTGCTGCTGAACGCCGGTGCGATCGTGGTCGCCGAGCATACGCGCAAGAAGCCTTTGCCCGAGCGAGTGGGCGCGCTGTCGCGTTTTCGACTGCTCGAGCAAGGCGATGCGGTGTTGAGCTTTTATCGCGTAGCGGAAGAAGCGGCGGAGTAG
- the rsmI gene encoding 16S rRNA (cytidine(1402)-2'-O)-methyltransferase, with product MQLEPKPIAPGLYLVATPIGNLDDMTLRALNVLTNADRIACEDTRQTAKLLSHFGISTPTVSYHDHNELSRSTQLLEQLKQGARIAVVSDAGTPGIADPGAVLAADAIAAGIAVFPIPGANAAINALIASGLSAEAFAFHGFLAAKEGARRTQLEELRTQLAASKSGATQIFYETPHRILGALEDVRLVFGPTHRIALARELTKLHEEFLRGTVAELEATLSARENIRGEMVLMISGTVQEEAAVTGSLAKEVAALIASGVTEKDALKQVAKARGLGKSEAYREWQRVKR from the coding sequence ATGCAGCTTGAACCCAAACCCATCGCACCGGGGCTGTACCTCGTCGCCACGCCTATCGGCAACCTCGACGACATGACCCTGCGCGCGCTGAACGTGCTGACGAACGCCGACCGCATCGCCTGCGAAGACACGCGCCAGACCGCGAAGCTGCTCTCGCACTTCGGCATCTCGACGCCCACGGTCAGCTACCACGATCACAACGAGCTCTCCCGCTCTACGCAACTGCTCGAGCAGCTCAAACAGGGCGCGCGCATCGCCGTCGTCTCCGACGCCGGCACACCCGGGATCGCCGACCCCGGCGCGGTGCTCGCGGCTGACGCTATCGCGGCGGGAATCGCTGTCTTCCCTATCCCCGGCGCGAACGCCGCGATCAACGCATTGATCGCCAGCGGACTCTCTGCCGAGGCCTTCGCCTTCCACGGCTTCCTGGCCGCGAAAGAAGGCGCACGCCGCACGCAGCTTGAAGAGCTACGCACACAGCTCGCCGCCTCAAAGAGCGGCGCAACGCAGATCTTCTACGAGACGCCGCACCGCATCCTCGGTGCGCTCGAAGACGTGCGCCTCGTCTTCGGCCCCACGCACCGCATCGCCCTCGCACGCGAGCTCACGAAGCTGCATGAAGAGTTCCTCCGCGGCACGGTCGCCGAGCTCGAAGCAACGCTCTCCGCCCGCGAAAACATCCGCGGCGAAATGGTGCTGATGATCTCCGGCACGGTGCAGGAAGAAGCTGCCGTTACAGGTTCACTCGCAAAGGAAGTCGCCGCGCTCATCGCCTCCGGCGTCACCGAAAAAGACGCGCTAAAGCAAGTTGCCAAGGCACGAGGCCTTGGCAAGAGCGAAGCGTATCGCGAGTGGCAGCGCGTGAAGCGCTAG
- the thiL gene encoding thiamine-phosphate kinase yields MPKPTSTPRGEFALIEQIRRRTAGVRSSAIRLGIGDDCAVIAPPAGSEIVVTTDFSLEGRHFTRDRHTPESVGHRLLARGVSDLAAMGATPLAAFLSLALPKSLANNQRWLDGMLSGFAALAKDTRTPLAGGDTSQSPDDLMLADIILLGHVPQGTALLRSGAKAGDAIYVTGALGGAAAELEATLAGKRLRGDAHPHLFPQPRLKVGDTLRARSLATACMDISDGLSSDLPHLCERSGVSAEIELANLPLHTLTAKRKDALELALHGGEDYELLFTAKPSTRMPSSIAGVSLTRIGTITRPRKNTPLVTAIAADGTRTPLERGGWEHLR; encoded by the coding sequence ATGCCGAAGCCTACCAGTACGCCCCGCGGCGAGTTCGCCCTGATCGAGCAGATCCGCCGCCGAACCGCTGGCGTGCGTTCGTCGGCAATCAGGCTTGGCATCGGCGACGACTGCGCCGTGATCGCGCCGCCCGCAGGCAGCGAGATCGTCGTCACCACGGACTTTTCGCTCGAAGGCAGGCACTTTACCCGCGATCGTCACACGCCGGAGTCTGTCGGCCATCGGCTGCTGGCACGCGGCGTTAGCGACCTTGCTGCGATGGGCGCAACGCCGCTCGCGGCCTTCCTTTCGCTCGCGCTGCCAAAGAGCCTCGCGAACAATCAGCGCTGGCTCGACGGTATGCTCAGCGGATTCGCCGCGCTGGCAAAGGACACAAGAACACCGCTGGCGGGCGGCGATACGTCACAGTCGCCCGATGACCTGATGCTCGCCGACATCATCCTGCTGGGCCACGTTCCGCAGGGCACGGCCCTTCTGCGTTCAGGCGCAAAAGCGGGCGACGCTATCTACGTCACAGGCGCTCTGGGTGGCGCAGCAGCGGAACTCGAAGCCACGCTCGCCGGCAAGCGACTGCGAGGCGACGCGCATCCGCATCTCTTCCCGCAACCTCGCTTGAAGGTTGGTGACACGTTACGCGCAAGGTCGCTGGCGACCGCGTGCATGGACATCTCCGACGGTCTCTCCAGCGACCTGCCACACCTCTGCGAACGTTCTGGCGTCAGCGCTGAAATCGAGCTTGCAAACCTTCCGCTGCACACGCTGACGGCCAAGCGCAAAGACGCTCTTGAACTCGCCCTGCATGGGGGCGAAGACTACGAACTACTCTTCACTGCGAAGCCATCGACGCGCATGCCGAGTTCGATCGCAGGCGTGTCGCTCACCCGCATCGGTACGATCACACGCCCCCGCAAGAACACACCACTCGTCACTGCGATCGCCGCTGACGGCACGCGCACCCCGCTCGAACGCGGTGGATGGGAGCACCTGCGATGA
- a CDS encoding helix-turn-helix domain-containing protein, protein MKLADKIRYLREVEGSLRGLGRAMTQGELVKAIAAETREALSQSYLSQIESGARPHLTNNTRLLLAKFFKVHPGYLVDDPDGYHAELMSDVRLQEDTLDIWLVGGAERFRRDPELRRALLAISHHPDSRKCLLLLECILATGGLTERLLEVLHPGERAKAQQAALDAAPVKRAVKKSVAKKSTKRGVSR, encoded by the coding sequence ATGAAGTTGGCTGACAAAATTCGTTATCTGCGCGAGGTGGAAGGCAGCCTGCGTGGCCTGGGTCGGGCCATGACCCAGGGCGAGCTGGTGAAGGCGATCGCTGCGGAAACGCGCGAGGCGCTGAGCCAGAGCTATCTCTCGCAGATCGAGTCCGGCGCGCGGCCCCACCTGACCAATAACACACGTCTGCTGCTGGCAAAGTTCTTCAAGGTGCACCCCGGCTATCTCGTGGATGATCCTGACGGCTATCACGCTGAGTTGATGAGCGATGTGCGCTTGCAGGAAGACACCCTCGACATCTGGCTTGTGGGCGGCGCCGAGCGTTTTCGGCGTGACCCGGAGTTGCGGCGAGCGCTGTTGGCCATCTCGCATCATCCTGACTCGCGCAAATGCTTGCTGCTGCTCGAGTGCATTCTCGCGACCGGCGGGCTGACGGAGCGATTGCTGGAAGTACTGCATCCCGGAGAGCGGGCGAAGGCGCAGCAAGCTGCGTTGGACGCGGCTCCGGTGAAACGAGCTGTGAAGAAGTCCGTTGCAAAGAAGTCGACAAAAAGAGGAGTGAGTCGATGA
- a CDS encoding M23 family metallopeptidase — MRKRYFVYVTRNEDGTSEEVNIPMRYVYVFLAATITGMFTIAGMAGSYSRMLAKAETINHLRDELANSRKDYAHLEKQTHDKDVQVASLGSLASEVSAIYGLTAGKLTLPLGHGLRIGRKNAVGNVADAKLKDDTASFTDDSYYKSLDTFYALKNTAASGALMPSNTPDMSIGIRSGLSGLGAIDLATGTATPDMWPVMGPINSGFGEREDPVIGGGTGEFHKGVDIGSPLGTPVHAPAPGRVVKAGMGNGYGREIEIDHGNGIKTVYGHLSGWNVSAGETVVKGQVIGFVGHSGRTTGNHLHYEVQVRGNAVNPHKYLRTTMAQLGGATGTGG, encoded by the coding sequence TTGCGCAAGCGATATTTCGTCTACGTGACGCGGAACGAGGATGGCACCTCTGAAGAGGTGAACATCCCGATGCGCTACGTTTACGTTTTTCTCGCGGCGACGATAACGGGGATGTTCACGATCGCAGGCATGGCTGGCTCCTACAGCCGCATGTTGGCGAAAGCGGAGACGATCAACCACCTCCGCGACGAACTCGCGAACAGCCGCAAAGATTACGCGCATCTCGAAAAGCAGACGCACGACAAGGACGTCCAGGTGGCGAGCCTTGGTTCGCTGGCCAGTGAGGTCTCGGCGATCTACGGTCTCACCGCGGGCAAGCTGACGCTACCGCTCGGCCACGGCCTGCGCATCGGTCGCAAGAATGCGGTCGGTAATGTCGCCGATGCGAAGCTGAAGGACGACACCGCGAGCTTCACCGACGACAGCTACTACAAGTCTCTGGACACCTTCTACGCGCTGAAGAACACCGCCGCCAGCGGCGCGCTGATGCCTTCGAACACGCCGGACATGAGCATCGGAATTCGCAGCGGCCTGAGCGGCCTCGGCGCGATTGATCTTGCGACCGGCACGGCCACGCCCGATATGTGGCCGGTGATGGGCCCGATCAACTCGGGCTTCGGCGAGCGTGAAGATCCGGTGATCGGTGGGGGGACGGGTGAGTTTCATAAGGGCGTAGACATCGGTTCGCCGCTTGGTACTCCGGTGCACGCTCCAGCACCAGGCCGCGTGGTGAAGGCAGGCATGGGCAACGGCTATGGTCGCGAGATCGAGATCGACCACGGCAACGGCATCAAGACCGTGTACGGTCACCTCTCCGGCTGGAATGTTTCGGCAGGCGAGACGGTGGTGAAGGGGCAGGTGATCGGCTTCGTCGGTCACTCGGGGCGCACGACCGGTAACCATCTGCACTACGAAGTACAGGTGCGCGGCAATGCCGTGAACCCGCATAAATATCTACGGACGACGATGGCGCAACTTGGCGGCGCCACCGGCACCGGAGGCTAA
- a CDS encoding M67 family metallopeptidase — protein MSLLLSQALYDELRQHGVETYPYECCGIMLGKAVGEGLRVESLIRAGNTRTDSAHNRYNIAPQELIKAQREARTAGLDIIGFYHSHPDHPAQWSQTDFAEAHWFGCAYVITAVDHGHPTATNSFLLSGTSEEDKQFLQQPIAVE, from the coding sequence GTGAGCCTTCTCCTCTCCCAAGCCCTTTACGACGAACTTCGACAGCACGGCGTGGAAACCTATCCCTACGAATGCTGCGGCATCATGCTCGGCAAGGCCGTGGGCGAAGGCCTGCGTGTCGAGAGCCTCATCCGCGCCGGAAACACCCGCACCGACTCTGCGCACAACCGCTACAACATCGCGCCGCAGGAGCTCATCAAGGCCCAGCGCGAGGCCCGCACCGCCGGCCTCGACATCATCGGCTTCTACCACTCGCACCCTGACCACCCCGCGCAGTGGTCCCAGACCGACTTCGCCGAAGCCCACTGGTTCGGCTGCGCCTACGTCATCACGGCGGTCGACCACGGTCACCCCACGGCGACGAACAGCTTCCTGCTCAGCGGCACCAGCGAAGAGGACAAACAGTTCCTCCAGCAGCCCATCGCGGTCGAGTAA